cccttttcactagccagccctaATGTTtcttacaaattattacaactgaataatgaattacatcaaggaagtataaaagaaaaagttacaaccagaggaagcctgattcttgacttcctctctgagtcatgtaataaaccacctcaaatgccattgtttcaaagcctttctcagacttgagtgtgttaaagttccctaagggtctcaagggggaccccgggtagtgctcacacccaagatGCCTTGagtgggtcccaaggcaaggctcgctCACACCCAAGATGCCTTGagtgggtcccaaggcaaggctcacatgagaggggcagaacctaagtctaagagtatagtggaagtgcaggagcAGAGAGTTGTTTAAGaactgggttgagaatagtaaggtGGTAAGGGTAGTTTGGAAATTAGTAGTTGTAAAACTAAAATTAACAGCATCAATAATTGCACAAAAGGGGCaagggtttgggaatacattgcaggtggtATATAACCCTAGGAGGGGTCAAAATCTGGACATGTACAACAATAAGTGATGCTAGCATGCCCATAAACCATCCAAAGGACACACATATAAAGAGGATGTGAAGTATATGATCAGGGAGGGTCAGGTTTGAGTCATGCACAGCAATGTTTGATGTTGACATACCCTCAAACCAAACAAGGAATACAAGCACGTAGGGGATATGGGGTTTGGGGTTCATAAGTGATTGACAGAGTTCAAACATAAAGGAAACATGAATTCAAAAAAGGAAAGGGCAGATTACAACATGCCTAACAATGCAACTTGATTAAAACACAAACAGAAAtaggcaagagtgaaggaaatagtaaaagaacatgttgttgttgatgttggaaaattaattagaacataccagtaaagaagcaaatgcagaaaGGAAAAAGTAGGTAagtttcccacagcctagccttggctttcagccggctagacaaggcagcaacacaagtagtaacagagaaaagataGAGAGAGTTCGAGTGAAGTGTATGTTCTGAACTCAAGTGGTTCGTGTGTATTTGGAAGAAGAGGGGTGCAGGGTATTTGTAGCTTTTGAAAACGTGTGAAAGAGAAGTAACaagatacaaacatggaaacattCACAAgtcaaaatcaattacacaagtgatttcctttaattaaggaatcattgtTTAACGGTAGTGACAgattcaaaataaagaaataaaatcagTTTATAATCACACTTATTGTTaccataaaaggagtagtaagACCATTGAGTAAGTAATCAAATCTAAGTACAGAAATATACTTATTTTGGGAAAGAATTCAGTACAACAAAATAAGtaaaggaatcaattaactttaacaggcgagtgaaatcagaattCATAAAAGAAAGGTTatgaaatcagtcacaagattgAAGATGAATCAAAGAAGTAACATGCTTCTACACTTCAGTATTTAAACAGAGTGAGTAGAGACACTAGACATGCGAGGCCAGattcattggcaaaagaaacGGCATACAACAGTAGCATAAGGTCCAGTAGATAGGAAACACTCAAAACAtagtagtcaagtaggtcaagttcACATTGAATCAAtaatgaagaaaaatagagtatcATAAACATGCAAATGTCTCACAATAGCGGGTAAGGAAATCATtttgaaaaattagggtttcaagcatagtcAAGTTGTAAAGATAATAGAAACCCAGAATCAGAGGAATCACATAAATGAAAAAGAGATTCTGAAACgaggaacttcaaatcgagtcagGTATTCAAACTAACAGTTTCAGACCCAAAGACATAGGTTCTTTCAACATTACTcgatcttaaaagatgataaacaaaTAGATCAAAAAAAACTTAACCAAACAAGCGCTCATCTAACAAACAATTTTTAGAACTCGATTGAGGCCCAaagaaattagaaatttaaacatGCTAACCCAGGTAGAAGAATAACACGAGCAAAACATAGCCAAATCACAAACATGTTACAAATCAGAGGAGAGATTTTTTAAAATAACTTGAcaggaaaaccctaatcggaaaaaggTAAAGGGTCattttgaaagcaaagttaaagaaacttcgagaaaatgcttaaaagttcaaagCAAGCACAAATCTAAAGTAGATATGAAGAAAATCgaaagatcttagagattagggtttcaggaAACCCACACaaggtgagaaaggctttgaaagttACCGTTCTAACCAGGggagtcaaggatctgactcgaacggccatggctggccggaaaAAGGTCAAGGATGACCGGGGAAAGGCCATGAACTGAAATCgaacaaggactggaccagactCCTTCAAGGCCTGGACTTGAAACCATGAGAACAAACATATAGGAGCCATAGAAGGCAGGTACAGGTCTCAAATGTCCATAGAGGGACATAGATTAGggaggtattagggttgtagtttgatggaggcggctagggtttgtagGAGTTTCAGAGAGAATTTGAGAGAGAATAAGAGTTCAAGGGCAGCGAATTGTGAATAATGAATTAGGTTTGGGGGGGtattttgggtttaattaggaaagggcagccggtggccgttgatctaaatgatcaacggctgggatttaaAAGGTTAGGTGGGGATCTGGGTCTGGGTtagtttaattgggttggggtcggGTATGAGTAGGAATTGGGCCGGGgcaattgggtttaaattggggtaGAATTAGGCTACAATtaaaatgaaatctggctagattttaaatagtcgttttccccatttattttataaaaaatagtaaattaattcctaaaaataaattaaaagtactaaatgaTTCGTaacacataattatcaatttaaaaatactggacttaatttttataaatataaacgcaattaaatcgtaaaaggggctaatattgcaattatatgcaatttagctttaaaaatactaaataaatttttaaaaatatgaaaaacttATATTAGCTATatattagtataaatatgagaatccaatagattaataaccaaaaataaaaattttgggaattattattggttttttatgaataaaataggggaatgaattggtttaaaaatatttaaaaattaaggaaaaataataaaatatttggatatACTTATATAttcatacatatgctattttgaaagtatttttcatattaaaatatataggaaaaaattaggtatcaacggCTGCCATTCTTTACCcgtgaaggatgaaagagttgtcgggtaaagatatgatggccaattttgaccgagcaaaaTGGTTCGAAGAGGTTTAGCTGCGCCCTGGCTTCtgatctgcctacatatccctagttttataggAATAAGGACATATATAATTCAGGATCCGTCGACGGAGGATGCCGACGGAGATTTTTCGTGAATGGACGCATTATTTAGGACGGGGTGAGTGGTAGATTTGTGGGAATGcttaaggtttgatatggctgtggGAACTGGTACGGGATCTCTCCTGCCGAGGTGTTCGTTGCTCACCGATGTACCTGCAATTAAAAACAATACAAGCATGTACTAtgtataaatttaaacatgatgcaaatttctgTCGGACCATAaagattgtctttggacggttaggatgacgtccttataccatgatgtcctaggccatgaagcgttCAATAAAGGATTCGAAGGCCATGAAATTAtcctctcgggctatgaggatggtgcctccgaaccatgatgcctttgaataatgatatgcaaaattaaaagggatcctcaggccatggcatggtgttctcgggctatgaaaatggtgcctctagacgataacgcctttggataatttggcaatctttcagcccatgagatgcagtatttggcAATTTTTCAgcccatgcagatgcagtatgtggtgatctttcagccatgtagatgTAGATGTggtatgtggcgatcttttagccatgcaaatgtagtatatggcgatctttcagccatgcagatgtagatgtggagatctttcagccatgcagatgtagatgtggcaatctttcagccatgcagatgtagaagtggcgatctttcagccatgcagatgtagtatgtggcgatctttcagccatgcagatgtagtatttggcgatctttgagccatgcaaatgcagatgtggcaatctttcagccatgcagatgtagtatgTGGCGATATTTCAACCATCTAAtgtagtatgtggcgatctttcagccatacagatgcagatgaaggtagagcttaacctcagaaggcaaaatagtagccttatgcaatgcaaaaatgcagatggagacagcgtttagtctctcaaggcagaatagtagcgttatgcaatgtagaaatgcaaatggagacatcgtttagcctttgaaggcagaatggtagccttatgcagcgcagaaatgcagatagagacaacgtttagtctcggaaggcagaatggtagccttaggAAAttcagaaatgcagatggagacatcgtttagtctcgggaggcagaatagtagccttatgcaagaaataaaatggcaaatggcaatagagctttcttagctgatagtaggTTGCGATATTGTGATTGCTGGGGACGTTGTGACACACAGAATATCACTGGTGTGtgtggatagcaaatgttggtaagtgtgATGGTTctaagagttgtattcctgaaaaATATTTGTCCcatgtatagtatgtttgatgatttcgtaatccaagtgcctacatccaaagaaaaatcgtgagttttgtaaaggggggaggtTATTACGTATCTTCGCTGGCTCTACTTGACCTGTTTGGCTTTGAtttggtgatactgtatgtatcattggggtagcattgctaaacaaagcaatatgcatgatttgtaaaaaatatgatataataatttttttagatgaaccgacgactgtgacgtggttcgggacattgcaacatctcctgctatggaattttgagggtcctcctcaaaattctgccccagtttgatgggctGACATTTCTGACTGTTGTTTGCgacgattggctgaaattacttcggaatatttagggtcctcctcaaaattctaccctagtttccaattgtgggggaaatgaaattttttattaaattgtgacgaACCCTTAGGGCTGCCTATGCATCCCCTCATAAATGAGAATCAACTCAGGCGTAGTtcaatcatataaggaaagcatcagattacacatagtaacacttgactgcatctaaattgatTGGTTTAGGCCAAACTtatccgtccatttctgcaagtatgagggctcctcctgtcagaacccggtgaaccatgtatggaccctgccagttgggagagaacttccctttagattcatcttgatgtgggaaagtTTTCTTTAgtaccagctgccccggtgtgaactgtcttggcttgacccgtttgttgaaggctctggacattctgttctgatagagttgtcCATGGCAAACTGTGTTCGTTCTCTTttcatctataagggctagttgttcataaggactttttacccactctgcgtcgtcgagctcagcttcttgtatgatccttagggaaggaatttctacctcaacgggaTTGActacttctgtaccataaaccagcatatagtgtgtcgccccggttgatgtgcggactgtggtgcgatatcccaataaagcaaatgataacttctcgtgccattatttatgcttctctatcattttccttaatatcttcttaatattcttattggcggcttctacgtctccattcatctgaggtctgtaggttgtgGAAGTCTTATGTTTGATCCTGAAgatttcacacatagctttcttcaggtcactgttgaggttggagccattatcagtaattaTTGActctagaatcccgaatcgacaaacaatgtggtcgcggacaaagtctgccacgactttcttagttactgctctgtaagatgccgcttcgacccatttggtgaaataacgattgctactaggataaacctattcCCATTGGAAGTGGCAGGCTcaattggtccgataacatccattgcCCAGGcagcgaacggccatggtgagcttgttgcattatgcccatttggaggtacctttatcatgtctgcatgtatctgacagcggtggcatttccgggcATACTGTatgtagtccgtttccatagtcatccaaaagtaactggcctggagtatcttcttggctaagacaaaaccgttcatatgtggaccacatGTCCCAGCATGTATTTCCTCTAGtatcctggatgcttcttttgtgtcgacacaccttaataatcccatatcaggagtcctcctatataggattcctccgctgtaaaagaaattattggacaacctctgaagtgtgcgtttctgagtagggttTGAAAGTTctaggtactctccttttgccaaatattccttgatatcgtgaaaccaagggtTTTCACCTGATTTTTCTTCAATGTGGGCACAGTAGGCTGgtttgatcatggatctttactggaatgggatcaatgaaatttttgtctggatgttgtatcatagacgACAGGGTAGCCAATATGTCggtgaactcattctggattctgggaacatgttggaaatCTGTCTTGGtgaatcttttcctcaattcctgtacatgatgcagatacaagagtatcttggagttcttggttgcccattcttctcggacctgatgtataagtaggtctaaatctccgatcactagcaactcttgaatgtttatgtcaatggccattttaagCCCTAagatacaagcttcatattcgatcatattattggtgcaggggaacctgagtttggcgaacaccggataatgctgaccggtctctgatactaggactgctcctatgccaattcctttgaaatttgtcgctctatcgaagaacattctccaaccgtcatatgattctgcaatgtcttctcttatgaatgatacctctttatCAGTAAAATACATTTCCAGGGGTCTTATTCTCCATCCATgggatttttagcaaggtgatccgctagtgcttgtcccttgatttctttctgagtcacgtagacaatgttaaactcactcaataggattttccacttagctagcttgccagtgggtatgggcttctgaaagatgtacttcaaaggatccatccttgatatgaggtatgtggtataggcgcAAAAATAGTGCCTTAGCTTCTGAACTACCCAAATCAAAACAcagcaggtgcgctctaacaaaGAATACAGGGCCTTGTACGGGGTAAATTTCTTGTTGAGGTAACAAATGGCCTACTCTTTCCTCTCTATTTCATCATGCCGCCTTAGaatgcaaccgaaagctccatccaatactgcaaggtagagtaataagggtctacctggctcaggcgggaccaagactagtggtgttgacaggtattccttgattctgtcgaaggccttttggtagtcatcagtccatttggtagcggcgtccttttCCAATaacttaaagattggctcacagataactgtagactatgctatgaatcggctgatgtagttgagcctccCCAAGAAACTTAGcatgtccttcttgttctttgggggtggtatttcttgaatggctttgacttttgatggatccagttctattcctcggcaactcaaaataaacccaagtaattttccagcgggaaccccaaatgcgcacttcgcgggattcagttttaggttgtaccttcgtcgtctattgaagaacttcctcaaatcttccatgtgattagtGGCCTTATTGGACTTGATGattacatcatctacgtacacctctatctcattgtgtatcatatcatggaaaatggtagtcatggccctcatgtaggtggctctGGCATTCTTCAGGCAGAATGACagcatcttgtaatagtacattccccacggtgtaatgaaagccattttctcagcatcttcttcatccatccagatctaatgataaccagtgaaacaatctacaaatgatttcaactcatgcttggcgtaattgtcaatcaggatgtgtatgttcggcaaagggaagtcgtctttcggactggcccggttgagatcttGGTAGTTAACACAGACTCGGAACtccccatccttctttggtaccggcacgatgttggctaaccatgtcgagtattctactaccctgaggaccttagctttgacttgctcaGTGACCTCTTCCTTggttttcaaactcatatcaggcttgaactttctaagcttttgctttactggaGGACATGTTGGTTCGGTTagtagtttgtgagccacaatagacgtacttagaccagtcatgtcatcatacaattaggcaaatatgtcctcatattcccttagaaattttgtgtattccttcttttctgatggcgataagtgaacgTTGATTCctgtttctttgacgttttctgcatctcctaggttaacaatctcggtctcgtctaggttggatttaggtatattttcaaaattctcaacttctttaacaatctcttttggtatgtcatcttcctccgAATCTATGTCCGCTTGTTGCAttatctcattacatgtcacagtcattggttcatcaatataagtaatagtaatgttgtataagtaaagtaatgagagacaAAAATAATAACGAGTGTTGATACATAAGAAAagtcgaaatgctttgataaatttcataattgttgtGAACATTatagatcttattgcgggaattaaaataCGGAAGGAAAATCATTTAGCAAATAAAAACAGTGCTTGTTTttgccttgctaccccgaggctcatcgggctctggttgttctgatggtccaattattaaGGCGTGTCTCTCTACTtatagcctgtatggaagggtcttcctccccctcctcctcgagaacaacataacaatccatgtcattgtcttccaagaacaaattctttaccgctgcaagtgcttcttcttcttttgacccataaacaatgtcagCCTACTGGAAAGTATGCTCCAAacgtggtattggctgctccagcgaatagtaaggaccgcgccatggtggcaaccaattgttgaattcttcacaggtgtactcatatcccataccaaaagtggtgccatgtttcttgagttttatgggcttaacGATTCCTTGGACGTTCTTTTCGAGTCCCTTGCTAGGTTCGTACCCTCTTaaattcagtatactttcaattttgttatcccgcCATTTTTCTTTGTCAACAGCATTCACctgttcaatgtggtggtaagtctctccacctagctttcT
This genomic stretch from Nicotiana sylvestris chromosome 9, ASM39365v2, whole genome shotgun sequence harbors:
- the LOC138877407 gene encoding uncharacterized protein, which translates into the protein MLVYGTEVVNPVEVEIPSLRIIQEAELDDAEWVKSPYEQLALIDEKRTNTVCHGQLYQNRMSRAFNKRVKPRQFTPGQLVLKKTFPHQDESKGKFSPNWQGPYMVHRVLTGGALILAEMDG